A region from the Janthinobacterium agaricidamnosum genome encodes:
- a CDS encoding NAD(P)H-dependent oxidoreductase, with amino-acid sequence MMKTLVIVFHPSLATSVANKRWLQELARYPDRYTIHDVHQAYPDGHIDVAREQELVESHAHVVLQFPVYWFNCPPLLKRWLDEVLAYGWAYGSGGDAFRGRKVALAVTAGIREEDFTPQGKWNVTLAQLLAPFDVTLAYIGADNGRFFAFYGAEDGPKETGYAERLARSAQEYERFLAAL; translated from the coding sequence ATGATGAAAACCCTTGTGATCGTCTTCCATCCCTCCCTCGCCACGTCGGTGGCCAACAAGCGCTGGCTGCAGGAACTGGCGCGGTATCCGGACCGCTATACCATCCACGACGTGCACCAGGCTTATCCGGACGGGCACATCGATGTGGCGCGCGAACAGGAGCTGGTGGAGTCGCACGCCCACGTGGTCTTGCAGTTCCCCGTGTACTGGTTCAACTGCCCGCCCCTGCTCAAGCGGTGGCTCGACGAGGTGCTGGCGTATGGCTGGGCCTACGGCTCGGGCGGCGACGCCTTCAGGGGCCGCAAGGTGGCGCTGGCCGTCACGGCAGGCATCCGCGAGGAAGACTTCACGCCGCAAGGCAAGTGGAACGTCACCCTGGCGCAGCTGCTGGCGCCGTTCGATGTCACCCTGGCGTATATCGGCGCCGACAATGGCCGCTTCTTCGCCTTCTATGGCGCGGAAGACGGGCCGAAAGAAACGGGCTATGCCGAGCGGCTGGCGCGCAGCGCGCAAGAGTATGAGCGCTTCCTGGCTGCGTTGTAG
- a CDS encoding succinate dehydrogenase iron-sulfur subunit, which yields MARTLKFKIYRYDPDQDAKPYMQDLTVELKDTDKMLLDALQRIKADVDDSLALRRSCREGVCGSDAMNINGKNGLACTTNLNELSEPIVLRPLPGLPVIRDLIVDMTQFFKQYDSIKPFLINDSIPPEKERLQSPEQREELDGLYECILCACCSTSCPSFWWNPDKFVGPAGLLQAYRFIADSRDEATGARLDNLEDPYRLFRCHSIMNCVDVCPKGLNPNKAIGKIKELMVRRAI from the coding sequence ATGGCACGCACTCTTAAATTCAAAATCTACCGCTACGATCCTGACCAGGATGCCAAGCCGTACATGCAAGACCTGACGGTCGAACTGAAAGACACCGACAAGATGCTGCTCGACGCACTGCAGCGCATCAAGGCGGACGTCGATGACTCGCTGGCCCTGCGCCGCTCGTGCCGCGAGGGCGTGTGCGGTTCGGACGCGATGAACATCAACGGCAAGAACGGCCTGGCATGCACCACCAACCTGAACGAACTGTCGGAGCCTATCGTGCTGCGTCCGTTGCCAGGCTTGCCGGTCATCCGCGACCTGATCGTCGACATGACGCAATTTTTCAAGCAGTACGATTCGATCAAGCCTTTCCTGATCAACGATTCGATCCCGCCTGAAAAAGAGCGCCTGCAATCGCCGGAACAGCGCGAAGAACTCGATGGCCTGTACGAGTGCATCCTGTGCGCATGCTGCTCCACGTCGTGCCCGTCGTTCTGGTGGAATCCGGACAAGTTCGTCGGTCCTGCCGGCCTGCTGCAAGCCTACCGCTTCATCGCCGATTCGCGCGACGAAGCCACGGGTGCGCGTCTGGACAACCTGGAAGACCCGTACCGCCTGTTCCGCTGCCATTCGATCATGAACTGCGTCGACGTCTGCCCGAAAGGGTTGAACCCGAACAAGGCGATCGGCAAGATCAAGGAATTGATGGTCCGCCGCGCGATCTGA
- a CDS encoding winged helix-turn-helix transcriptional regulator — protein sequence MNEETCAPSGVALGETAFGYTLSLIGGKYKMLILYALAENKVLRHNELKRHLGGIAFKTLSVVLKELEADALIVRKEYPQVPPKVEYSLSSKGDSLIPVLHTLCEWGERHQPV from the coding sequence ATGAATGAAGAAACCTGCGCCCCGAGCGGCGTGGCCCTCGGCGAGACTGCATTTGGCTACACCTTGTCGCTGATCGGCGGGAAATACAAGATGCTGATCCTGTACGCGCTGGCGGAAAACAAGGTGCTGCGGCATAACGAACTCAAGCGGCATCTGGGCGGCATCGCCTTCAAGACCCTCAGCGTCGTGCTGAAGGAGCTGGAAGCGGACGCGCTGATCGTCCGCAAGGAGTATCCGCAAGTGCCGCCCAAGGTGGAATACTCGCTCTCCAGCAAGGGGGACTCGCTGATCCCCGTGCTGCATACCCTCTGCGAGTGGGGCGAGCGGCACCAGCCAGTCTGA
- a CDS encoding 2-oxoglutarate dehydrogenase E1 component: MQQLTTNSYLFGGNAPYVEDLYEAYLNNPGSVPDNWRSYFDAMQHVPAVDGTNKPDVAHASVVASFAERAKAGPIRTVTASFDAEMGRKRVAATQLIAAYRYLGSHWANLDPLQRQERPMIPELEPSFYGFTDADMDTVFNISNTYFGPETATLRDLLNYLRDTYTRSIGAEFMYISDPAEKRWLQEKLESIRSTPNFTPEKKIHILDRLTAAEGLERYLHTRYVGQKRFSLEGGETFIASMDETIQRAGEKGVQEIVIGMAHRGRLNVLVNTLGKAPQELFEEFEGKHGDDLPAGDVKYHQGFSSDISTAGGPVHLSLAFNPSHLEIVNPVVEGSVKARMDRRGDAQGAQVLPILVHGDAAFAGQGVVMETLNLAQTRGYHTGGTVHIVINNQIGFTTSDPRDARSTLYCSDVVKMIEAPVLHINADDPEAVVLATQIALDYRMEFKKDIVLDIICYRKLGHNEQDTPALTQPLMYKKIGQHPGTRKLYADKLVAQGVIPADGGDKMVAAFRDAMDAGKHTVDPVISNFKNKYAVDWLPFLNKKWTDSADTAVPMTELKRLATRITTVPEDFKVHSLVEKVLGDRATMGRGEMNLDWGMGEHLAYASLVSSGYAIRLTGQDAGRGTFVHRHAVLHDQNRERWDAGTYIPLQNVSDNQAPFTVIDSVLSEEAVLAFEYGYSTAEPNTLTIWEAQFGDFANGAQVVIDQFISSGEVKWGRASGLVMMLPHGYEGQGPEHSSARPERFLQLCADNNMQVVQPTTASQIFHLLRRQMVRQFRKPLVILTPKSLLRNKDAGSPLTDLAKGGFQTVIGEVDDKIDAKKVKRVVACSGKVYYDLVNARKTRGQTDTAIVRLEQLYPFPHKSFAAELKKFPNLVEVVWAQDEPQNQGAWFQIQHNIFEGLESGQRLAYAGRPASASPAVGYYDKHYAQQKDLLETAFSKLKGFILTK; this comes from the coding sequence ATGCAGCAATTAACGACCAACTCCTACCTGTTCGGTGGGAATGCTCCGTACGTGGAAGACCTGTACGAGGCGTATCTGAACAATCCAGGCTCGGTACCCGATAACTGGCGTTCCTACTTCGACGCAATGCAGCACGTGCCTGCCGTCGATGGCACCAACAAGCCTGACGTGGCACATGCCTCCGTCGTCGCCTCGTTCGCCGAGCGCGCAAAAGCAGGTCCGATCCGCACAGTGACCGCTTCCTTCGATGCTGAAATGGGCCGCAAGCGCGTCGCCGCCACGCAGTTGATCGCCGCTTACCGCTACCTCGGTTCGCACTGGGCCAACCTGGATCCGCTGCAACGCCAGGAGCGTCCGATGATCCCTGAGCTCGAGCCGAGCTTCTACGGTTTCACCGACGCGGACATGGACACCGTGTTCAACATCAGCAATACCTATTTTGGCCCCGAGACCGCCACCCTGCGCGATCTGCTCAACTATCTGCGCGATACCTATACGCGTTCGATCGGCGCCGAATTCATGTACATCTCCGATCCGGCCGAAAAGCGCTGGCTGCAAGAGAAACTGGAATCGATCCGTTCCACCCCGAATTTCACCCCAGAGAAAAAAATCCACATCCTCGACCGCCTCACCGCGGCTGAAGGCCTGGAACGCTATCTGCACACCCGCTACGTGGGCCAGAAGCGCTTCTCCCTGGAAGGCGGCGAAACCTTCATCGCCTCGATGGATGAAACCATCCAGCGCGCCGGCGAAAAAGGCGTGCAGGAAATCGTGATCGGCATGGCCCACCGCGGCCGCCTGAACGTGCTGGTGAACACCCTGGGCAAGGCGCCGCAGGAACTGTTCGAAGAATTCGAAGGCAAGCATGGCGATGACCTGCCTGCCGGCGACGTGAAATACCATCAGGGCTTCTCGTCGGACATCTCCACCGCAGGCGGCCCGGTCCACCTGTCGCTGGCGTTCAACCCGTCGCACCTGGAAATCGTCAACCCTGTGGTCGAAGGTTCCGTCAAGGCCCGCATGGACCGCCGCGGCGACGCGCAGGGCGCGCAAGTGCTGCCTATCCTGGTGCACGGCGATGCCGCTTTCGCCGGCCAGGGCGTGGTCATGGAAACGCTGAATCTGGCGCAAACCCGTGGCTACCATACCGGCGGCACGGTGCATATCGTGATCAACAACCAGATCGGTTTCACCACCTCGGATCCGCGCGATGCACGCTCGACCCTGTACTGCTCGGACGTCGTCAAGATGATCGAAGCACCGGTCCTGCACATCAACGCCGATGATCCGGAAGCCGTGGTACTGGCGACGCAGATCGCGCTCGACTACCGCATGGAATTCAAGAAGGACATCGTCCTCGACATCATCTGCTACCGCAAGCTTGGCCACAACGAGCAAGATACGCCGGCACTGACGCAGCCGCTGATGTACAAGAAGATCGGCCAGCATCCAGGCACCCGCAAGCTGTACGCGGACAAGCTGGTAGCGCAAGGCGTGATCCCTGCCGATGGCGGCGACAAGATGGTGGCAGCGTTCCGCGACGCCATGGACGCCGGCAAGCACACCGTCGATCCCGTCATCTCGAACTTCAAGAACAAGTACGCCGTCGACTGGCTGCCGTTCCTGAACAAGAAATGGACCGATTCGGCCGACACCGCCGTGCCGATGACGGAACTGAAACGCCTGGCCACCCGCATCACCACCGTGCCGGAAGACTTCAAGGTCCACTCGCTGGTGGAAAAAGTGCTGGGCGACCGTGCCACCATGGGCCGCGGCGAAATGAACCTGGACTGGGGCATGGGCGAACACCTGGCCTACGCATCGCTGGTATCGTCCGGCTACGCCATCCGCCTGACGGGCCAGGATGCCGGCCGCGGCACCTTCGTGCACCGCCACGCCGTGCTGCATGACCAGAACCGCGAGCGTTGGGATGCAGGCACCTACATTCCGCTGCAAAACGTGTCGGACAACCAGGCGCCGTTCACCGTCATCGACTCGGTGCTGTCCGAAGAAGCCGTACTGGCCTTCGAATACGGCTACTCGACCGCTGAACCGAACACCCTGACGATCTGGGAAGCCCAGTTCGGCGACTTCGCCAACGGCGCGCAAGTGGTGATCGACCAATTCATCAGCTCCGGCGAAGTGAAGTGGGGCCGCGCTTCGGGCCTGGTCATGATGCTGCCGCACGGTTACGAAGGCCAGGGTCCTGAGCACTCGTCCGCGCGTCCCGAGCGTTTCCTGCAGCTGTGCGCAGACAACAACATGCAAGTGGTGCAGCCGACGACGGCTTCGCAGATCTTCCATTTGCTGCGCCGCCAGATGGTGCGCCAGTTCCGCAAGCCGCTGGTCATCCTGACGCCGAAGTCGCTGCTGCGCAACAAGGATGCCGGTTCGCCGCTGACCGACCTGGCCAAGGGCGGTTTCCAGACCGTCATCGGCGAAGTCGACGACAAAATCGACGCCAAGAAAGTCAAGCGCGTGGTCGCCTGCTCGGGCAAGGTCTACTACGACCTGGTCAACGCACGCAAGACCCGTGGCCAGACCGACACGGCCATCGTGCGCCTGGAACAGCTGTATCCGTTCCCGCACAAGTCGTTCGCTGCTGAACTGAAGAAGTTCCCGAACCTGGTCGAAGTCGTCTGGGCACAGGACGAGCCGCAAAACCAGGGCGCCTGGTTCCAGATCCAGCACAACATCTTCGAAGGCCTGGAATCGGGTCAGCGTCTGGCCTACGCCGGCCGTCCTGCTTCGGCGTCGCCTGCTGTCGGTTACTATGACAAGCACTACGCCCAGCAAAAAGACCTGCTGGAAACGGCATTCTCGAAGCTGAAGGGTTTTATCCTGACCAAGTAA
- a CDS encoding succinate dehydrogenase assembly factor 2 — MTESILSSHQADPANRARLRWRSRRGLLENDIILTRFLDAYETELTDEEVDALTRLLDLSDNALMDLVLARKEPEGEVDLPHVRALLQRLRIA, encoded by the coding sequence ATGACAGAATCAATTTTGTCCTCGCATCAGGCCGACCCGGCCAACCGCGCCCGCCTGCGCTGGCGTTCACGCCGTGGCCTGCTGGAAAACGACATTATCCTGACCCGTTTTCTCGATGCGTATGAAACCGAATTGACCGATGAAGAAGTTGACGCGCTGACGCGTTTGCTGGATTTATCGGACAATGCGTTAATGGATCTGGTACTGGCCCGTAAAGAGCCGGAAGGCGAAGTCGATCTGCCGCATGTGCGCGCACTGCTGCAACGACTGCGCATTGCCTAG
- the gltA gene encoding citrate synthase yields MNISDTKATLSFSDGSPSLEFPIYKGTVGPDVIDIRKLYAGSGKFTYDPGFMSTAACNSSITYIDGDKGELLYRGYPIEQLAVNADFMESCYLLLNGELPNAAQKAKFVDTVTKHTMVHEQMQFFFRGFRRDAHPMSVLVGTVGALASFYHDSLDINDPRHREVSAIRLIAKMPTLVAMTYKYSVGQPFVYPRNDLSYSANFMHMMFANPCEEYKVNDVLVRALDRILILHADHEQNASTSTVRLAGSSGANPFACIAAGIACLWGPAHGGANEAALNMLKEIGTVENIPAFIAQVKDKNSGVKLMGFGHRVYKNFDPRAKLMRETCYEVLQELGLQDDPLFKLAMELEKIALNDEYFVSRKLYPNVDFYSGIVQSALGIPVSLFTGIFAMARTIGWIAQWNEMIADPEQKIGRPRQLFVGSTTREVLPLDKR; encoded by the coding sequence ATGAATATCTCTGACACAAAAGCTACCCTGTCGTTCTCCGATGGCAGCCCATCGCTTGAATTTCCAATCTACAAAGGCACGGTTGGCCCGGATGTCATCGACATCCGCAAACTGTACGCCGGTAGCGGCAAGTTCACCTACGACCCAGGCTTTATGTCGACGGCCGCCTGCAACTCGTCGATCACCTACATCGACGGCGACAAGGGCGAGCTGCTGTACCGTGGTTACCCGATCGAGCAGTTGGCCGTCAACGCCGACTTCATGGAATCGTGCTACCTGTTGCTGAACGGCGAACTGCCGAACGCGGCGCAGAAAGCCAAGTTCGTCGACACCGTCACCAAGCACACGATGGTGCACGAACAGATGCAATTCTTCTTCCGTGGCTTCCGCCGCGACGCGCATCCGATGTCGGTCCTGGTGGGCACCGTCGGCGCGCTGGCATCGTTCTACCATGACTCGCTGGACATCAACGACCCGCGTCACCGCGAAGTGTCGGCCATCCGCCTGATCGCCAAGATGCCGACCCTGGTCGCCATGACCTACAAGTACTCGGTCGGCCAGCCGTTCGTGTACCCACGTAACGACCTGTCGTACAGCGCCAACTTCATGCACATGATGTTCGCCAACCCGTGCGAAGAGTACAAGGTCAACGACGTGCTGGTGCGCGCCCTGGACCGCATCCTGATCCTGCATGCGGACCACGAGCAAAACGCATCGACTTCGACCGTCCGTCTGGCCGGTTCGTCGGGCGCCAACCCGTTCGCCTGTATCGCTGCCGGTATCGCCTGCCTGTGGGGCCCTGCCCACGGCGGCGCCAACGAAGCGGCACTGAACATGCTGAAAGAAATCGGCACCGTCGAGAACATCCCTGCCTTCATCGCGCAAGTCAAGGACAAGAACTCGGGCGTCAAGCTGATGGGCTTTGGCCACCGCGTGTACAAGAACTTCGATCCACGCGCCAAGCTGATGCGTGAAACCTGCTACGAAGTGCTGCAAGAACTGGGTCTGCAAGACGATCCGCTGTTCAAGCTGGCGATGGAACTGGAAAAGATTGCGCTGAACGACGAATACTTCGTGTCGCGCAAACTGTACCCGAACGTCGACTTCTACTCGGGCATCGTGCAATCGGCGCTGGGCATCCCTGTATCGCTGTTCACCGGTATCTTCGCTATGGCCCGTACGATCGGCTGGATCGCCCAGTGGAACGAAATGATCGCCGACCCAGAGCAAAAGATCGGCCGTCCGCGCCAGCTGTTCGTCGGTTCGACCACGCGTGAAGTACTGCCACTGGACAAGCGTTAA
- the odhB gene encoding 2-oxoglutarate dehydrogenase complex dihydrolipoyllysine-residue succinyltransferase translates to MAQIEVKVPQLSESVAEATLLAWHKKVGEAVARDENMIDIETDKVVLELPAPAAGVIVQIIKDNGATVVAGEVIAIIDTDGSAKVSPMEVSAVPAPALAAAAQDTASASAPAAATKGDVAMPAAAKILSEKGLSAGDVAGSGKDGRVTKGDALAASAKPAVAPLAPAAAKPALQQVATPSAANLGDRPEERVPMSRLRARIAERLLQSQSTNAILTTFNEVNMQPVIDLRNKYKDKFEKEHGVKLGFMSFFVKAAVAALKKYPIINASVDGNDIVYHGYFDIGIAVGSPRGLVVPIIRNADQLSIADIEKKIGEFGAKAKEGKLTLDDLTGGTFSISNGGTFGSMLSTPIINPPQSAILGVHATKDRAVVENGQIVVRPMNYLAMSYDHRIIDGREAVLGLVAMKEALEDPARLLLDL, encoded by the coding sequence ATGGCACAAATCGAAGTCAAAGTTCCCCAGTTGTCGGAATCGGTTGCGGAAGCGACCCTGCTGGCATGGCACAAGAAAGTCGGCGAAGCAGTCGCGCGCGACGAAAACATGATCGACATCGAAACCGATAAAGTAGTGCTGGAACTGCCGGCGCCGGCCGCTGGCGTGATCGTGCAAATCATCAAGGATAACGGCGCCACCGTCGTTGCCGGCGAAGTCATCGCCATCATCGATACCGACGGCTCGGCCAAGGTCAGCCCGATGGAAGTCTCCGCCGTGCCTGCGCCAGCCCTGGCTGCCGCTGCCCAAGACACCGCCAGCGCTTCGGCGCCAGCTGCTGCGACCAAAGGCGATGTCGCCATGCCTGCCGCCGCCAAAATCCTGTCCGAAAAAGGCCTGTCCGCCGGCGACGTCGCCGGTTCGGGCAAAGATGGCCGCGTGACCAAGGGCGACGCCCTGGCCGCTTCCGCCAAGCCAGCCGTTGCGCCGCTGGCGCCAGCCGCTGCCAAGCCGGCGCTGCAACAAGTTGCCACGCCGTCGGCCGCCAACCTGGGCGACCGCCCTGAAGAGCGCGTGCCGATGAGCCGCCTGCGCGCACGTATCGCCGAGCGCCTGCTGCAATCGCAATCGACGAACGCCATCCTGACCACGTTCAACGAAGTGAACATGCAGCCGGTCATCGACCTGCGCAACAAGTACAAGGACAAGTTCGAGAAAGAGCACGGCGTCAAGCTGGGCTTCATGTCCTTCTTCGTCAAGGCCGCCGTCGCTGCCCTGAAAAAGTACCCGATCATCAACGCTTCCGTTGACGGCAACGACATCGTTTACCACGGCTACTTCGACATCGGTATCGCCGTCGGTTCGCCGCGCGGCCTGGTCGTGCCTATCATCCGCAACGCGGACCAGCTGTCGATCGCCGACATCGAGAAAAAAATCGGTGAATTCGGCGCGAAAGCCAAGGAAGGCAAGCTGACCCTGGACGACCTGACGGGCGGCACGTTCTCGATCTCGAACGGCGGCACCTTCGGCTCCATGCTGTCGACCCCGATCATCAACCCGCCGCAATCGGCCATCCTGGGCGTGCATGCGACCAAGGACCGCGCCGTTGTCGAAAACGGCCAGATCGTGGTGCGTCCGATGAACTACCTGGCCATGTCCTACGACCACCGCATCATCGACGGCCGCGAAGCCGTCCTGGGCCTGGTGGCGATGAAAGAAGCGCTGGAAGATCCTGCACGCCTGCTGCTGGACCTGTAA
- a CDS encoding LysR family transcriptional regulator, which yields MDRITAAQVFVAIAERGSMVAASEALDMSRAMVTRYLAEMEEWAGARLLHRTTRRLSLTDAGDATLARCRQMLEVAGAMAVTSPEGVDTPHGLLRITCSQSLAQTALAGAVTAYLRRYPRAAVDLQMENRAVNLVEQRIDLAIRITNALEPNLIARQLASCASVVCAAPSYLAAHGTPRRAEDLALHNCLTYTYFGKSLWQFTHDGEALTVPVSGRLSANESLVLLVATVAGAGIAMQPRYSAAPLIASGQLVELLPAYVPQDMGIYGVYTSRQHMSPLLRTMLDFLVEWFAGDPDWLAAIAAGPLPGRPVGRKRHAGRAADVP from the coding sequence ATGGACCGTATCACCGCCGCACAAGTATTCGTCGCCATCGCCGAGCGGGGCAGCATGGTGGCCGCCAGCGAGGCGCTCGACATGTCGCGCGCCATGGTGACGCGCTACCTGGCCGAGATGGAAGAGTGGGCGGGGGCGCGCCTGTTGCATCGCACCACGCGCCGCCTGAGCCTGACGGATGCGGGCGACGCCACCCTGGCGCGCTGCCGGCAGATGCTGGAAGTGGCCGGCGCCATGGCCGTCACCTCGCCCGAGGGCGTCGACACGCCGCACGGCTTGTTGCGCATCACCTGCTCGCAATCCTTGGCGCAGACGGCGCTCGCTGGCGCAGTGACCGCTTACCTGCGGCGCTACCCGCGCGCCGCCGTCGACCTGCAGATGGAGAACCGCGCCGTCAACCTGGTGGAACAGCGCATCGACCTGGCGATCCGCATCACGAACGCGCTTGAACCGAACCTGATCGCGCGCCAGCTGGCCAGCTGCGCGTCGGTGGTGTGCGCCGCACCATCGTACCTGGCGGCGCACGGCACGCCGCGCCGGGCGGAAGACCTGGCCCTGCACAACTGTCTGACGTACACGTATTTCGGCAAGAGCCTGTGGCAATTTACGCATGACGGGGAAGCGCTCACTGTCCCCGTCAGCGGCCGCCTGTCGGCGAATGAGTCGCTGGTCTTGCTGGTGGCCACGGTGGCGGGGGCGGGCATCGCCATGCAGCCGCGCTATTCGGCCGCGCCGCTGATCGCCAGCGGACAGCTGGTGGAACTGCTGCCCGCTTACGTGCCGCAGGATATGGGCATCTATGGTGTCTACACTTCGCGCCAGCACATGTCGCCGCTGCTGCGCACCATGCTCGACTTTCTGGTCGAGTGGTTTGCCGGCGATCCTGATTGGCTGGCGGCCATCGCGGCGGGGCCGTTGCCGGGCAGACCAGTTGGGCGCAAGCGGCACGCCGGCAGGGCCGCCGATGTGCCGTAA